The Narcine bancroftii isolate sNarBan1 chromosome 6, sNarBan1.hap1, whole genome shotgun sequence genome window below encodes:
- the LOC138735628 gene encoding tumor necrosis factor receptor superfamily member 6B-like: MGLKHLISIVLIINISRSLELVKAKHTYQRREAATGRMVTCEMCPPGKFVVKHCTSSRPTVCGPCPELHYTRYWNYLQKCRYCNVYCVEHQFEKQQCNATRNRGCECRAGYYLEFEFCLEHSKCPAGAGVVEAGTPFQDTSCEQCADGFFSATSSSSERCIKHTNCTVEGLAVIVQGNPYHDTLCTSCTKYIGDSINTSACNEAFLQFVAHQRIPRRKLRRLLSLLSIKNIHKLCEQMLQNKNIMYVTLYQLLVKWKETRKEEDVAKIMISILGKAKLKNVVQKLRKRFL; encoded by the exons ATGGGGCTCAAG CACCTCATCAGTATTGTACTGATCATAAATATTTCAAGATCCCTTGAGCTGGTTAAAGCCAAGCATACCTACCAAAGGAGAGAGGCAGCAACGGGTCGGATGGTGACATGCGAGATGTGCCCGCCTGGGAAGTTCGTGGTGAAGCATTGTACAAGTTCACGTCCGACCGTCTGCGGACCCTGCCCGGAGCTGCATTATACTCGGTACTGGAACTATCTTCAGAAATGCCGCTACTGTAACGTCTACTGCGTAGAGCATCAGTTCGAGAAGCAACAGTGCAATGCGACGCGGAACAGAGGGTGCGAATGCAGAGCTGGCTATTACTTAGAGTTTGAATTTTGCCTTGAACATTCCAAGTGCCCTGCAGGCGCCGGTGTGGTTGAAGCAG GAACCCCCTTCCAGGATACAAGTTGTGAACAATGTGCTGATGGATTTTTCTCGGCAACCTCCTCTAGTTCGGAACGTTGTATTAAACACACAAACTGTACTGTAGAAGGTTTAGCAGTCATTGTCCAAGGTAACCCATACCACGACACCCTGTGTACTTCCTGCACTAAATATATTGGAGATTCCATCAATACATCAG CGTGTAATGAAGCTTTTCTTCAGTTCGTGGCACATCAGAGAATCCCAAGAAGGAAACTCAGAAGGCTTCTCTCTTTACTTTCAATTAAAAATATTCATAAATTATGTGAGCAAATGTTACAGAACAAGAATATAATGTATGTAACATTATATCAGCTTCTAGTGAAATGGAAAGAAACGAGAAAGGAAGAAGATGTAGCAAAAATAATGATCTCAATACTTGGAAAAGCAAAGTTGAAAAATGTTGTCCAAAAGCTAAGAAAACGGTTTTTGTGA